A portion of the Synergistaceae bacterium genome contains these proteins:
- a CDS encoding methyltransferase, producing the protein MNTALDGFWWYVTLEGRPGSEEVLASLAEMSGSIGSEEMSRDASQLLRAYFRSSQDLGFWLERLGGALEPWPEVRIADMGKIENRQWHTEWKEAFPPLAVGEGLVVLAPWHRGSEPKERLPLYIYPGSAFGTGYHESTQIVLALLERSHIRGADAADIGAGSGILSIAAIKLGARRVLARDHDPAVISEIRHNLELNEIPTGAVALEVGNLLDGLEGKVDLLMANIVIEPLLEMLPSVRGLLKKRGRALFSGLLVKERDRFLKALQEAGLEMVDEISLGDWWGTTVEAN; encoded by the coding sequence ATGAACACGGCTTTGGATGGTTTCTGGTGGTATGTCACTCTGGAAGGGCGTCCGGGGAGCGAGGAGGTACTTGCCTCCCTGGCCGAGATGTCCGGCAGCATCGGCTCGGAGGAGATGTCGAGGGACGCCTCCCAGCTTTTGAGGGCCTATTTCAGATCCTCGCAGGACCTGGGCTTTTGGCTGGAGCGGCTGGGCGGCGCGCTGGAGCCCTGGCCCGAGGTCAGAATAGCGGACATGGGCAAGATAGAGAACAGGCAGTGGCACACCGAGTGGAAGGAGGCCTTCCCTCCCCTTGCAGTGGGGGAGGGGCTGGTGGTGCTGGCCCCCTGGCACAGGGGAAGCGAACCGAAGGAGAGATTGCCTCTCTACATCTATCCCGGCTCGGCCTTCGGAACCGGGTATCACGAGAGCACCCAGATAGTCCTCGCCCTGCTGGAGCGGTCTCACATCAGAGGCGCGGACGCGGCTGACATCGGCGCAGGCTCCGGGATTCTGTCCATAGCGGCGATCAAGCTGGGCGCGCGTCGCGTCCTGGCAAGGGATCATGACCCGGCGGTCATCTCCGAGATCAGGCACAACCTGGAGCTGAACGAGATTCCGACGGGTGCAGTCGCGCTGGAGGTGGGAAACCTGCTCGACGGGCTTGAGGGAAAAGTGGACCTCTTGATGGCCAATATCGTGATCGAGCCCCTGCTCGAAATGCTTCCGTCCGTCCGTGGGCTTTTGAAAAAGAGGGGGAGGGCCCTGTTTTCGGGACTCCTGGTCAAGGAGCGAGATCGCTTCTTGAAGGCCCTTCAAGAGGCCGGTCTTGAGATGGTCGACGAGATTTCCCTGGGTGACTGGTGGGGGACGACGGTTGAGGCGAATTAG
- a CDS encoding MiaB/RimO family radical SAM methylthiotransferase, producing MRRISGRLAGKRVKVATLGCRTNQYEGEAVANSLVNEGAVLAEGPGCDVAVLMSCTVTSVADAKCRRMVRRFRRDNPAALVAVCGCWAQRLDEAEARELGIDILLGNRKKHMLPELLADFPSGGKGLSVIRGDVLECDEWDPLFQCRPLLHTRAFVKVQDGCDQFCSYCLVPYVRGLPVDRAPEDVVEEVRSIVASGCAEVVVTGVHLGLYGRGGTSLADLVRRIASVDGLKRLRFGSLEPPCIDEELLDVLAGTPQFQPHLHIPVQSGSDRVLDLMNRGYSADEYANIVGRARSALGDDIHISTDLLVGFPGEEGNDFEDSLGLLSALRMGKVHVFPFSPREGTRAFDMPGQLPRAEIAARTRRALSLGESLLGEFAASRAGRDVRVLVERAAPSTDQGRRTIEARGLSPCFLRVEGECPDSARVTRGEEFLFAITGYSGGALKGRLIS from the coding sequence TTGAGGCGAATTAGCGGTAGACTGGCGGGCAAACGGGTGAAGGTCGCGACCCTCGGATGCCGCACCAACCAGTACGAGGGCGAGGCGGTAGCCAACTCCCTGGTAAACGAGGGGGCGGTGCTGGCGGAAGGTCCCGGGTGCGACGTCGCGGTGCTGATGAGCTGCACCGTCACGTCGGTCGCGGACGCAAAGTGCCGCCGGATGGTCAGGCGCTTCAGGCGAGACAACCCGGCCGCACTCGTAGCCGTGTGCGGCTGCTGGGCGCAGCGCCTGGACGAGGCCGAGGCCAGGGAGCTGGGCATAGATATCCTGCTGGGGAACAGGAAGAAGCACATGCTGCCGGAGCTGCTGGCGGACTTTCCCTCGGGCGGGAAGGGCCTGTCGGTGATCCGGGGAGATGTCCTCGAGTGCGATGAGTGGGATCCACTCTTCCAGTGCAGGCCCCTGCTGCACACCCGGGCCTTTGTGAAGGTGCAGGATGGCTGCGACCAGTTCTGCTCCTACTGCTTGGTGCCGTACGTTCGCGGGCTTCCCGTCGACCGGGCGCCCGAGGACGTGGTGGAGGAGGTCCGCTCGATAGTCGCCTCCGGATGTGCGGAGGTCGTAGTCACCGGGGTTCACCTGGGACTCTACGGGAGGGGCGGGACGTCCCTGGCCGACCTGGTGAGACGCATCGCGTCGGTGGACGGGCTGAAGAGGCTGCGCTTCGGCTCGCTGGAGCCGCCCTGCATCGACGAAGAGCTGCTTGATGTCCTCGCAGGGACTCCGCAGTTCCAGCCGCACCTTCACATCCCGGTGCAGAGCGGCAGCGACAGGGTGCTGGATCTGATGAACCGGGGGTATTCAGCGGACGAGTACGCGAATATTGTCGGACGGGCGCGTTCTGCGCTCGGTGACGACATTCACATAAGCACGGACCTCCTGGTGGGCTTCCCCGGGGAGGAAGGGAACGACTTCGAGGATTCCCTCGGCCTTCTCTCCGCCTTGCGCATGGGCAAGGTGCACGTCTTCCCCTTCTCGCCGCGCGAGGGCACCAGGGCCTTCGACATGCCGGGGCAGCTGCCCCGCGCGGAGATCGCCGCTCGGACCAGACGGGCTCTCTCTCTCGGGGAGTCGCTCCTGGGGGAGTTCGCGGCGAGCCGGGCGGGAAGGGATGTGCGGGTCCTGGTGGAGAGGGCGGCCCCCTCGACCGACCAGGGGAGGCGGACCATCGAGGCGAGAGGGCTTTCGCCCTGTTTTCTCCGAGTGGAGGGGGAGTGCCCCGATTCCGCCCGAGTGACCCGGGGCGAGGAGTTCTTGTTCGCGATCACCGGCTATTCCGGCGGAGCTCTGAAAGGGCGGCTGATATCTTGA
- a CDS encoding Hsp70 family protein: MTSPTLGIDLGTRYALSALPLPGKGIVVIPSRWGGFRIPSVTSWTPSGWLAGEDAVRAEMRSPSTTWWDVKRKLGTQWKARAGRVVYKAEEVLAPLMNLVREDAEAYLGEFISSCVLAVPASFSFNERAAAGRVARSAGFSEVRIINEPTAAALAFGFEGKFLILDYGAGTVDISVVESENGVWQVLESTGTPASGGRDFDVALASRLKERLNIPELEESSPLFRTLLNEAEELKAMLTSCASYEWNPPPGIASPPLLVTREELEELISPFIEGVCTMVQRLWRRHRPKELLLIGGGSRVPMLRRMLEEKVARPGHLNQCPDETVVTGAALYGVMPEKGRLLLDVLSQDLGILAADGAPVPLLERGTYLPAKAERRFLSVGDGAFTVKVFQGKGRKKRIIASVKTQEAKKGEEMALSFSVDSDGLLKIDIIRSDGRITSVAPLELGEDSRSTEMEATEELKELERRFALLSVSLSTSQQERGAAIFRMAKTLGEGEYYLEAFESLERMISEMEGVVS, from the coding sequence TTGACTTCACCTACTCTTGGAATAGACCTTGGGACCAGGTACGCTCTGTCCGCACTGCCCTTGCCGGGCAAGGGGATCGTTGTGATCCCAAGCCGCTGGGGCGGCTTCAGGATCCCGTCCGTGACATCGTGGACCCCTTCAGGCTGGCTCGCCGGCGAGGATGCGGTGCGAGCGGAGATGAGGAGCCCGTCCACGACATGGTGGGACGTTAAGCGCAAGCTTGGCACCCAGTGGAAGGCGAGAGCGGGGCGGGTGGTCTACAAGGCGGAGGAGGTTCTGGCGCCTCTTATGAACTTGGTCAGGGAGGATGCGGAGGCCTACCTCGGGGAGTTCATTTCCTCCTGCGTGCTGGCAGTGCCCGCCTCTTTCAGCTTCAACGAGAGAGCGGCGGCCGGCAGGGTCGCCCGCTCAGCGGGCTTTTCAGAGGTCCGGATCATCAACGAGCCGACCGCGGCGGCACTGGCCTTCGGGTTTGAGGGGAAGTTCCTGATACTCGACTATGGCGCCGGGACGGTGGATATCTCCGTGGTGGAGAGCGAGAACGGAGTGTGGCAGGTCCTTGAGAGCACCGGAACTCCCGCCTCGGGCGGCAGGGATTTCGATGTCGCCCTCGCGTCCCGCCTTAAAGAAAGATTGAACATCCCCGAGCTGGAGGAGAGTTCCCCCCTCTTCAGGACTCTCCTGAACGAGGCGGAGGAGCTGAAGGCGATGCTGACCTCGTGCGCCTCCTACGAGTGGAATCCCCCTCCGGGAATCGCGTCCCCGCCGCTTCTCGTCACGCGCGAGGAGCTGGAGGAGCTGATCTCTCCCTTCATCGAAGGGGTCTGCACCATGGTCCAACGTCTCTGGAGAAGGCACAGGCCGAAGGAGCTTCTCCTTATCGGAGGCGGAAGCAGGGTTCCAATGCTCAGGCGGATGCTCGAGGAGAAAGTGGCCAGGCCGGGTCATCTGAACCAGTGCCCGGACGAGACGGTCGTGACCGGCGCGGCCCTCTACGGGGTCATGCCGGAGAAGGGGCGTCTGCTTCTCGACGTCCTGTCCCAGGACCTGGGGATCCTGGCCGCGGACGGCGCCCCTGTGCCGCTGCTGGAGAGGGGGACCTACCTGCCCGCAAAGGCCGAGAGGCGTTTTCTTAGCGTAGGGGACGGAGCTTTCACCGTGAAGGTGTTCCAGGGTAAAGGCAGAAAGAAGAGGATAATCGCCTCTGTCAAGACTCAGGAGGCGAAAAAGGGCGAGGAGATGGCACTCTCTTTCTCCGTGGACTCCGACGGGCTGCTGAAAATTGATATAATACGCTCCGATGGCAGGATAACCTCCGTGGCGCCCTTGGAACTGGGGGAGGACTCCCGCTCCACCGAGATGGAGGCCACGGAAGAGCTCAAGGAGCTGGAGAGGCGCTTCGCCCTTCTGTCCGTATCCCTCTCGACCTCCCAGCAGGAGAGAGGCGCCGCGATATTCAGGATGGCGAAGACCTTGGGCGAGGGGGAGTACTACCTCGAGGCCTTCGAATCGCTGGAGAGGATGATCTCCGAGATGGAGGGGGTTGTTAGTTAG
- a CDS encoding J domain-containing protein: MGVTLELFECFDILGVQPGAHLKEIRSAFRRLALSCHPDVAGPGSAKEFETVAAAYARLKSATPTQVTESLKKKKAKAKGARRGASPYSRESSRDRGRSRSSRREKKAGDRSQRVSDLMLERALVDAELYFARIMEKAARSTDAPQSASLAVRLLSAHPAVRMLAIGALIKSSIDAAVLSALVEMVKRWPPDDDVIESLFMLNFSKAQKEAMLSALSAKIPLLSECSALALMRFASRSPAGALVYERMLSHSSHRVLASALPKWPRKEPPDDLTLIRLLKRDEDVVLVPLLRLLRARRIPAWAAARVKLLAEKHESPAVRVWAGSIVQAQNLV; the protein is encoded by the coding sequence ATGGGCGTAACCTTGGAGCTGTTCGAGTGCTTCGATATACTGGGAGTGCAGCCCGGAGCCCATCTGAAGGAGATTCGCTCGGCCTTCAGGAGGCTCGCCCTCTCCTGCCATCCGGACGTCGCGGGTCCCGGGTCGGCTAAGGAGTTCGAGACGGTGGCTGCGGCCTACGCCAGGCTCAAGTCCGCCACGCCCACGCAGGTGACCGAGTCGCTTAAGAAGAAAAAGGCCAAAGCGAAGGGCGCCCGCAGGGGAGCGTCACCCTATTCCAGGGAGTCGTCGCGTGATCGCGGCAGGTCCAGGTCCTCTCGTCGGGAGAAAAAGGCAGGCGACCGTTCGCAACGGGTGTCCGATCTCATGCTGGAGAGGGCGCTGGTGGACGCCGAGCTATATTTTGCCAGGATCATGGAGAAGGCAGCTCGCAGCACCGACGCACCACAGTCGGCTTCACTAGCAGTGCGCCTCCTGAGCGCTCATCCCGCCGTGCGCATGCTGGCGATCGGGGCTCTTATCAAGAGCTCGATCGATGCGGCCGTTCTCTCGGCCCTGGTAGAGATGGTCAAGCGCTGGCCGCCCGACGATGACGTTATAGAGAGCCTGTTCATGCTGAACTTTTCGAAGGCTCAAAAGGAAGCGATGTTGTCTGCTCTGAGCGCGAAGATCCCGCTTCTTTCCGAGTGCTCGGCGCTTGCGCTGATGCGCTTTGCGTCCCGCTCCCCGGCAGGCGCCCTGGTGTACGAGAGGATGCTTTCCCATTCGTCTCACAGGGTGCTCGCCTCCGCTCTGCCGAAATGGCCGAGGAAGGAGCCTCCCGACGACCTGACGCTCATAAGGCTTCTGAAGAGGGATGAGGACGTGGTCCTGGTCCCGCTTCTCCGGCTCCTCAGGGCGAGGAGGATCCCCGCCTGGGCCGCGGCCCGGGTGAAGCTCCTGGCGGAAAAGCACGAGTCGCCCGCTGTGAGAGTTTGGGCGGGGTCTATTGTGCAGGCGCAGAATTTGGTATAG
- a CDS encoding HIT domain-containing protein produces MREKCIFCEMASGERETEFVYEDDSVFVIRDIAPQAPVHLLVIPKEHIVCASEVQNPKVWSEVLDCAVKTADNLGLDKEGYRLVVNCGAKAGQTIPHLHIHLLAGRFFRWPPG; encoded by the coding sequence TTGAGAGAGAAATGCATTTTCTGCGAGATGGCCTCGGGGGAAAGAGAGACGGAGTTTGTATACGAAGATGATTCCGTGTTCGTGATACGCGATATTGCTCCTCAAGCGCCAGTGCACCTGCTGGTGATTCCCAAGGAGCATATTGTATGTGCTTCCGAGGTTCAAAACCCCAAAGTGTGGTCGGAAGTCCTGGATTGCGCTGTGAAAACAGCCGATAACCTCGGTCTCGACAAAGAGGGTTACAGGCTTGTGGTGAACTGCGGCGCAAAGGCGGGACAGACGATTCCCCACCTTCATATTCACCTGTTGGCGGGAAGGTTTTTCCGCTGGCCACCAGGTTAG
- a CDS encoding 30S ribosomal protein S21 has translation MTTVVRRENESLDDALRRFKREVSKVGTLREVRKREHYEKPSEAKKTKRAEAARKRRGKGRRR, from the coding sequence GTGACGACTGTCGTTCGAAGAGAAAATGAATCCCTTGACGATGCGCTGAGGCGATTCAAGAGGGAAGTGTCCAAGGTGGGAACCCTTCGAGAGGTTCGCAAGAGGGAGCACTACGAGAAACCCAGCGAAGCCAAGAAGACAAAGAGGGCCGAGGCCGCCAGGAAGAGACGGGGGAAGGGCAGGAGAAGATAG
- the nrdR gene encoding transcriptional repressor NrdR, with protein MRCPVCSALETRVLETRTADEGRVVRRRRVCPDCGTRFTTYEKTEYRRHLRVIKKDGTREAFDRDKIIRGLVKACEKLPVPLEQIEELASGIETELNADGYGEVPVDLIGQKVMDGLKRMNKVAYVRFASVYREFTDLETFQHEIARLISEKDSREGAENDEE; from the coding sequence GTGAGATGCCCGGTTTGCAGTGCTCTGGAGACCAGGGTGCTTGAGACAAGGACCGCGGACGAGGGCAGGGTCGTCAGGCGCAGGAGAGTGTGCCCGGACTGCGGAACCAGGTTCACCACTTACGAGAAGACAGAGTACAGAAGGCATCTGCGGGTGATTAAGAAGGACGGTACCAGGGAGGCCTTCGACAGGGACAAGATAATCAGGGGGCTTGTGAAGGCCTGCGAGAAGCTGCCTGTGCCGCTGGAGCAGATCGAGGAGCTGGCCTCCGGGATCGAGACCGAACTGAACGCGGACGGATACGGCGAGGTACCGGTCGATCTTATCGGGCAGAAGGTGATGGACGGCCTGAAGAGGATGAACAAGGTGGCCTACGTCCGCTTCGCCTCCGTATACAGGGAGTTCACCGACCTAGAGACCTTTCAGCACGAGATAGCCCGCCTGATCAGCGAGAAGGACTCCAGGGAAGGAGCGGAGAACGACGAGGAGTGA
- a CDS encoding ABC transporter substrate-binding protein encodes MKLRNVLLAALLVFVVAGAAVAAEPIKIGVFLPLTGRVAFGGQLELEGVEMAHKEVPEVLGRPVELFVVDNKTDKVESANAVKRLIEHDNVVAVIGSYGSSHAIAGGEVAEAAKIPMMGTSCTSPLVTMGKEYVFRACFIDPFQGAAAATYARNKLGIKKAAILIDVANDYCVGLANFFKQSFLKLDGEVVSELMYNSGDQDFTAQLTEIISKEPDLLYIPADFAEGAIIMKQARELGAEFQIMGGDAMDNPEIVSIGGEAVEGFIHTTFSYDPSMEDMSEIARTFTENWSKLHPDKEPNVNAALGYDSYMLVVNAIEQAGSAEPDAIRDALAATKDFPGVTGSKTINETHDAEGPVGVVQIKGGKKLFIDIVEPVL; translated from the coding sequence ATGAAGCTTCGTAATGTACTTCTCGCTGCGCTGTTGGTTTTTGTCGTGGCCGGAGCGGCGGTGGCCGCCGAGCCGATCAAGATCGGCGTCTTTCTTCCGCTGACGGGAAGAGTGGCCTTCGGAGGCCAGCTGGAGCTCGAGGGAGTGGAGATGGCTCACAAGGAGGTCCCCGAGGTTCTCGGAAGGCCCGTGGAGCTGTTCGTGGTGGACAACAAGACGGACAAGGTCGAGTCCGCGAACGCGGTCAAGCGCCTTATAGAGCATGACAACGTCGTCGCGGTCATTGGCTCCTATGGTTCGTCCCACGCCATAGCGGGCGGAGAGGTGGCCGAGGCGGCCAAGATCCCGATGATGGGCACCTCCTGCACGAGCCCGCTCGTGACCATGGGCAAGGAGTACGTCTTCAGAGCGTGCTTCATCGACCCGTTCCAGGGCGCGGCGGCAGCCACCTACGCTCGCAACAAACTCGGCATCAAGAAGGCCGCCATCCTCATCGACGTGGCCAACGACTACTGCGTGGGCCTCGCGAACTTCTTCAAGCAGTCCTTCTTGAAGCTGGACGGCGAGGTGGTCTCCGAGCTCATGTACAACTCCGGCGACCAGGACTTCACCGCCCAGCTCACCGAGATCATCAGCAAGGAGCCCGACCTTCTGTACATCCCCGCCGACTTCGCGGAGGGCGCCATCATCATGAAGCAGGCCAGGGAGCTGGGGGCTGAGTTCCAGATCATGGGCGGAGACGCCATGGACAACCCCGAGATAGTCAGCATAGGCGGAGAGGCCGTCGAGGGCTTCATCCACACCACCTTCTCGTACGACCCCTCGATGGAGGACATGAGCGAGATCGCCAGGACCTTCACCGAGAACTGGTCGAAGCTGCATCCGGACAAGGAGCCCAACGTCAACGCGGCTCTGGGCTACGACTCCTACATGCTGGTGGTCAACGCCATAGAGCAGGCCGGCAGTGCCGAGCCGGATGCCATCAGGGACGCCCTCGCGGCGACGAAGGACTTCCCCGGAGTTACAGGATCCAAGACGATCAACGAGACCCACGACGCCGAGGGCCCGGTGGGAGTGGTCCAGATCAAGGGCGGCAAGAAGCTGTTCATTGATATCGTTGAGCCTGTTCTCTAG
- a CDS encoding branched-chain amino acid ABC transporter permease → MSGSMFVQHLFNAVTLGSLYGLIAIGYTMVYGILRLINFAHGEIFMLGAYFVFFGISLFKLPWGIAVIGAIAASSLCGIFVDKVAYKPLRAAPRISALISAIGVSFLIQNLAIVVFGGIPRPVYRPDWLVEVIIIGEIRLVPLAIIVPVVTLALVIGLLWIVYRTKPGLAMRAISKDIETTRLMGVSVNKIIAFTFGLGSALAAASGIMWALRYPQIQPFMGLVPGLKAFIAAVFGGIGSIHGAVIGGLILGIIEIMAVAFFPQLSGYRDAFAFVLLIIILLFKPTGLMGEKLEDKI, encoded by the coding sequence ATGAGCGGTAGCATGTTTGTTCAGCACCTCTTCAACGCCGTCACGCTCGGCTCTCTTTACGGTCTCATCGCCATCGGATACACGATGGTCTACGGAATTCTACGCCTCATCAACTTCGCCCACGGAGAGATCTTCATGCTGGGGGCCTACTTCGTCTTCTTCGGAATCAGCCTGTTTAAACTGCCCTGGGGCATCGCTGTCATCGGCGCAATAGCGGCCTCGTCGCTATGCGGAATTTTCGTCGACAAGGTTGCCTACAAGCCGCTGAGGGCCGCGCCGAGGATATCAGCGCTGATCAGCGCGATAGGCGTCTCCTTTCTGATCCAGAACTTGGCCATCGTGGTCTTCGGTGGCATACCCAGGCCTGTTTATAGGCCCGACTGGCTGGTCGAGGTTATCATAATCGGCGAGATCAGGCTGGTTCCTCTTGCCATCATTGTCCCGGTCGTGACCCTTGCCCTGGTCATTGGGCTGCTCTGGATAGTCTACAGGACCAAGCCGGGCCTGGCGATGAGGGCCATATCCAAGGACATCGAGACCACCAGGCTCATGGGCGTCTCCGTTAACAAGATAATCGCCTTCACCTTCGGCCTCGGCTCGGCGCTCGCGGCGGCCTCCGGCATCATGTGGGCGCTGCGCTACCCGCAGATACAGCCCTTCATGGGGCTGGTACCGGGGCTCAAGGCCTTTATAGCGGCTGTCTTCGGAGGAATAGGATCCATCCACGGCGCTGTGATTGGCGGCTTGATCCTCGGCATTATCGAGATAATGGCAGTCGCCTTCTTCCCCCAGCTCTCCGGATATCGCGATGCATTCGCATTCGTGCTTCTCATCATCATCCTCCTCTTTAAGCCAACCGGGCTGATGGGAGAGAAACTGGAGGACAAGATATGA
- a CDS encoding branched-chain amino acid ABC transporter permease, with the protein MNTRARNLTLNVLVIAGFAAFLHWAHTSFDGYKIQVLNLIAVNAILALSLNLIYGFTGMFSLGHAGFMALGGYTCAILILPAAQKQMMWIIEPLIWPLSVMNAPFFVAVLAGGLVAAFFALLIAIPVLRLGGDYLGIATLGFSEIIRVVLTNLNFITNGALGIKGIPSHANLWWNYGWLLLTTLFIVRLINSNFGNVLKAIRDDEIAAKNMGINTFFYRVLSFTIGAFFAGVGGALLGSLITTIDPMMFRFVLTFNILMITVTGGLGSISGSIIGSVVITTLLEWLRIVESPMKIGSLVIPGVPGMRMVIFSLALILIILFRREGIMGMRELSWDMLFSRGKSARRQDDKGGETR; encoded by the coding sequence ATGAACACGAGAGCTCGCAACTTGACTCTGAACGTCCTTGTCATAGCGGGGTTCGCAGCTTTCCTCCACTGGGCGCACACCAGTTTCGACGGGTACAAGATCCAGGTTCTCAACCTTATCGCGGTCAACGCCATCCTGGCCCTAAGCCTGAACCTGATATACGGCTTCACGGGGATGTTCTCGCTCGGCCACGCGGGCTTCATGGCGCTGGGCGGATACACCTGCGCCATCCTCATCCTGCCCGCCGCACAGAAGCAGATGATGTGGATAATCGAGCCCCTCATCTGGCCCCTGTCGGTCATGAACGCGCCCTTCTTCGTCGCGGTCCTGGCCGGGGGACTGGTGGCGGCCTTTTTCGCGCTGCTCATCGCCATACCGGTGTTGCGTCTCGGGGGAGACTACCTCGGGATTGCGACGCTGGGCTTCTCGGAGATCATAAGGGTCGTTCTGACCAACCTGAACTTCATCACCAACGGCGCCCTCGGGATCAAGGGAATCCCCTCGCACGCCAATCTCTGGTGGAATTACGGCTGGCTCCTGCTGACGACCCTGTTCATAGTGAGACTGATCAACAGCAACTTCGGCAACGTCCTCAAGGCGATACGGGACGACGAGATAGCCGCGAAGAACATGGGGATAAACACCTTCTTCTACAGGGTGCTCTCCTTCACCATCGGCGCCTTTTTCGCGGGCGTGGGCGGCGCGCTGCTGGGCAGCCTGATCACCACGATCGACCCGATGATGTTCCGCTTTGTTCTCACGTTCAACATACTGATGATCACCGTCACCGGTGGCCTCGGCTCTATCTCCGGCAGCATAATCGGCAGCGTGGTCATCACGACGTTGCTCGAGTGGCTGCGTATCGTCGAGAGCCCGATGAAGATCGGAAGCCTCGTGATACCCGGAGTCCCCGGCATGAGAATGGTGATCTTCTCCCTTGCTCTGATCCTGATAATACTCTTCAGGCGCGAGGGCATCATGGGGATGAGGGAGCTGTCGTGGGACATGCTCTTCTCGCGCGGAAAGAGCGCCCGGAGACAGGACGACAAGGGAGGGGAGACGAGATGA
- a CDS encoding ABC transporter ATP-binding protein → MTAAPILKLDDLTMRFGGLAAVSDLSLEVPRDSIVGMIGPNGAGKTTVFNMVTGFYRPTRGRVLFDGDDITGMHPHMICRAGISRTFQNIRLFYNETVLENVMIGCHVRRKSKWWSAPLGLPSFREEEKAIREKSMDLLGSVGLADYADERSGSLPYGAQRRLEIARALATDPKFLLLDEPAAGMNPQESQELMAFIKDVRKRFDLTILLIEHDMRVVMGVCEYIWVLDYGLMIAEGNPEAIQSNQKVIVAYLGEEYVKYAES, encoded by the coding sequence ATGACGGCTGCGCCGATTCTGAAACTCGACGATCTCACCATGCGGTTCGGCGGTCTCGCCGCTGTGAGCGATCTCTCGCTGGAGGTCCCGAGGGACTCGATCGTGGGCATGATAGGCCCCAACGGAGCGGGCAAGACGACCGTGTTCAACATGGTCACCGGCTTCTACCGGCCGACGCGGGGGAGAGTCCTGTTCGACGGGGATGATATAACCGGAATGCATCCGCACATGATCTGCCGCGCCGGAATATCGAGGACATTCCAGAACATCCGCCTCTTCTACAACGAGACGGTGCTGGAGAACGTCATGATAGGCTGCCACGTGCGCCGAAAGTCGAAGTGGTGGTCCGCGCCCCTCGGGCTTCCCTCCTTCAGGGAGGAGGAGAAAGCCATCAGGGAGAAGTCCATGGATCTGTTGGGATCCGTCGGACTGGCCGACTACGCGGACGAGAGGTCTGGATCGCTTCCCTACGGCGCCCAGCGAAGGCTGGAGATAGCCAGGGCCCTGGCCACGGATCCCAAGTTCCTCCTCCTGGACGAGCCGGCGGCGGGGATGAACCCGCAGGAATCCCAGGAGCTGATGGCCTTCATAAAGGACGTGCGGAAGCGCTTCGACCTGACGATCTTGCTGATCGAGCACGACATGAGGGTCGTTATGGGCGTGTGCGAGTACATCTGGGTGCTCGACTACGGATTGATGATCGCCGAGGGGAATCCCGAGGCCATCCAGTCGAACCAGAAGGTGATAGTCGCCTACCTTGGGGAGGAGTACGTGAAATATGCTGAGAGTTGA
- a CDS encoding ABC transporter ATP-binding protein, whose product MLRVEDLNVYYGAIHAVKGIDIHIPEGSIVTLIGANGAGKSSTIRAISGLIRNLKGRILYTPSKGAEQVNLAGKPPEDMVKLGVAMSPEGRRILPHLTVEENLQLGAFTRDDKEGIERDIDRVYSLFPRLKERSWQKGGTLSGGEQQMLAVGRALMCEPKLVMLDEPSLGLAPILVKEVFDIIREINSIGKTVLLVEQNAFAALKIASYAYILEVGRIVLEGKGEDLLKDPRVKEAYLGG is encoded by the coding sequence ATGCTGAGAGTTGAAGACCTGAACGTTTACTACGGCGCGATCCACGCCGTCAAGGGCATAGACATTCATATCCCCGAGGGGAGCATAGTGACTCTGATCGGTGCGAACGGCGCTGGGAAGAGCAGCACGATACGGGCGATATCCGGGCTCATCAGGAACCTAAAGGGGAGGATCCTCTACACTCCGTCCAAGGGGGCGGAGCAGGTGAATTTGGCCGGCAAGCCCCCGGAGGACATGGTCAAGCTCGGTGTCGCGATGAGCCCCGAGGGGCGACGGATACTGCCCCACCTTACGGTGGAGGAGAACCTCCAGCTTGGTGCCTTCACTCGCGACGATAAAGAGGGGATAGAGAGGGACATAGACAGGGTCTACTCTCTCTTTCCGCGCCTGAAGGAGCGCTCCTGGCAGAAGGGAGGGACCCTGTCCGGCGGGGAGCAGCAGATGCTCGCCGTTGGCCGGGCGCTGATGTGCGAACCGAAGCTCGTCATGCTGGACGAGCCCTCCTTGGGGCTCGCCCCGATCCTGGTCAAGGAGGTTTTCGACATAATCAGGGAGATCAACTCGATCGGCAAGACGGTCCTCTTGGTAGAGCAGAACGCCTTCGCCGCCCTGAAGATAGCCTCCTACGCCTACATCCTGGAGGTGGGGCGAATCGTCCTCGAGGGCAAGGGGGAGGATCTGCTCAAGGATCCGCGTGTGAAGGAGGCCTACCTGGGCGGTTAG